The following coding sequences are from one Desulfosporosinus orientis DSM 765 window:
- a CDS encoding FtsW/RodA/SpoVE family cell cycle protein has product MNQRFVLRLIILGMMWIGLCLLKLDADMDRLLWQAFIFSGIVLLGSLMEHIFHYQGDPYILPVVQAIMALGLVFVVRINPDVALHQFWWANIGMLLFYVVLWSIRDYRYFGRFRYIWGLLAVGLLLITLLFGSEEGGATSSFKVLGFGLQPEEFVKLALLLFMATYLEENEELLRVGTVQWGRISLPDWRTLRPFMIMVAFVLGILAAQKSLGTALVFYMLFVLMLYVVTERALYLGISLPIFLLTGTAGYMLFHHVRVRVAVWLNPWQDPTGMGYQIAQSLFAIGGGKILGTGLGNGIGASTVPVAISDFIFSVIAEELGFAGAMAVLVLFLIVVMRAFAISLRANDRFGQILAAGIGILLGTETLIILAGVTKLLPLTGIPLPWVSYGGSSLIVHFILLGVLLNISNATAVSSLSTKNRGREYAT; this is encoded by the coding sequence ATGAATCAGCGTTTCGTCTTACGGTTGATAATTTTAGGAATGATGTGGATAGGACTCTGCCTGCTTAAATTAGATGCTGATATGGACAGGCTTCTTTGGCAAGCTTTCATTTTTTCTGGAATTGTCCTTTTGGGAAGCCTCATGGAACATATCTTCCATTATCAGGGGGATCCTTATATTTTGCCTGTTGTCCAGGCTATTATGGCCTTAGGGCTTGTTTTTGTTGTTAGAATTAATCCGGATGTCGCTTTGCACCAGTTTTGGTGGGCCAATATTGGCATGCTGCTATTCTATGTCGTTCTGTGGTCCATTCGAGATTATCGTTATTTCGGGAGATTTCGATATATTTGGGGACTACTGGCTGTGGGATTATTGCTGATAACCCTTTTGTTTGGTTCTGAAGAAGGCGGTGCCACTAGTTCTTTCAAGGTCTTGGGATTTGGCCTTCAGCCCGAAGAGTTTGTCAAGCTGGCCCTGCTTTTATTCATGGCTACCTATTTAGAGGAAAATGAAGAATTGCTGCGGGTTGGGACAGTTCAATGGGGTAGAATTTCTTTGCCGGATTGGCGGACGTTGCGGCCATTTATGATCATGGTGGCATTTGTACTGGGCATTTTAGCAGCGCAGAAAAGCTTAGGGACGGCTTTAGTCTTTTATATGCTTTTTGTACTTATGCTTTATGTTGTGACGGAGCGGGCCTTATATTTGGGAATTTCCCTGCCGATTTTTTTGCTGACGGGAACGGCAGGATACATGCTCTTTCACCATGTTCGGGTGAGGGTTGCCGTCTGGCTGAATCCCTGGCAGGATCCCACGGGCATGGGATACCAGATTGCTCAATCCTTGTTTGCCATTGGCGGCGGGAAAATCCTCGGCACCGGACTTGGCAACGGTATTGGCGCATCCACAGTTCCTGTGGCTATCAGTGATTTTATTTTTTCGGTAATTGCTGAAGAATTGGGATTTGCCGGGGCTATGGCTGTGCTGGTACTCTTTTTGATTGTTGTCATGAGAGCCTTTGCTATAAGTCTTAGAGCTAATGATCGCTTTGGGCAAATATTAGCGGCAGGAATTGGCATCCTTCTGGGGACGGAGACCCTGATTATTTTAGCGGGGGTCACGAAGCTGCTGCCCTTAACGGGAATTCCCCTGCCTTGGGTTAGTTACGGAGGAAGTTCCCTAATCGTTCATTTTATTTTACTGGGAGTTTTATTGAATATATCAAATGCCACTGCGGTCAGTTCTCTCAGCACTAAGAACAGGGGAAGGGAGTATGCAACATAA
- a CDS encoding Stp1/IreP family PP2C-type Ser/Thr phosphatase: protein MRVLSFSEKGCIRKNNEDSFLVLSAEGLYAVADGMGGHRAGEVASSKALQELEVWLPRLDGLDDQALENSLAEAFRQANRVVYESSITDPENAGMGTTLTVLLIRNEKVVIAHVGDSRAYLWRNETLTPLTMDHSLVGELMRLGQITHEEAKKHPQRNVLMRAIGAEAVIEVDCRSINLQKNDVFLLCTDGFSNLISEQELTEEFLEPYSWEERLEKLRQLTLERGAPDNFTALCCILE from the coding sequence ATGAGAGTTCTAAGTTTTAGTGAAAAAGGGTGTATTCGCAAGAATAACGAAGATTCCTTTCTGGTGCTGTCGGCAGAAGGCCTTTATGCAGTGGCGGACGGAATGGGAGGACATCGGGCCGGAGAAGTGGCTTCTTCGAAAGCCTTGCAGGAATTAGAAGTTTGGCTTCCCCGTTTGGACGGACTGGATGATCAAGCTTTGGAAAACAGCTTAGCGGAAGCCTTTCGGCAAGCAAATCGTGTGGTGTATGAATCCTCCATAACGGATCCGGAAAATGCGGGCATGGGCACAACCCTGACGGTCTTGCTCATCCGCAATGAAAAAGTCGTAATTGCTCATGTAGGAGACAGCCGTGCCTATCTTTGGCGCAACGAGACCTTAACCCCATTGACCATGGACCACTCACTGGTTGGCGAACTGATGAGGTTAGGACAGATTACCCATGAGGAAGCCAAAAAACATCCTCAGCGGAATGTTTTGATGCGGGCCATCGGAGCAGAAGCTGTTATTGAAGTGGATTGCCGAAGTATCAATTTACAAAAGAATGATGTCTTCCTTTTGTGTACCGATGGTTTTTCCAACCTGATTAGCGAGCAGGAACTAACCGAAGAATTTCTTGAACCATACTCTTGGGAAGAACGATTGGAAAAATTAAGACAGCTTACCCTGGAACGGGGAGCCCCAGACAATTTCACAGCTTTATGCTGTATTTTGGAGTAG
- a CDS encoding FHA domain-containing protein, which produces MQFVLVMGRLVFVALIYLFIFRIFTALLADLQFKGFFLRATNEYGRLEVLTGAENLTRGSVFKVDGKGLRVGRGKHNDIVLPDHFASIDHAVFRLQKGQTILEDLGSTNGTWVNGEQIHSPVQMVAGDYVKIGSITFQYSRWQNESSKF; this is translated from the coding sequence ATGCAATTTGTTTTAGTGATGGGACGGCTGGTTTTTGTCGCCCTTATCTATCTGTTTATTTTTCGCATTTTTACAGCCTTATTAGCGGATCTTCAATTTAAAGGATTTTTTCTGCGGGCAACCAATGAATACGGACGGCTGGAAGTTCTGACCGGCGCAGAAAACCTTACCAGAGGGAGCGTCTTTAAAGTGGATGGCAAAGGGCTGCGTGTGGGCCGGGGCAAGCACAATGATATTGTTTTGCCGGATCATTTTGCATCCATTGATCATGCAGTTTTTCGCTTGCAAAAAGGACAAACCATCCTGGAGGATTTAGGAAGTACCAATGGAACCTGGGTTAATGGAGAGCAAATTCATTCCCCGGTACAAATGGTTGCCGGGGATTATGTGAAAATTGGAAGCATTACCTTCCAATACTCGAGGTGGCAAAATGAGAGTTCTAAGTTTTAG
- a CDS encoding FhaA domain-containing protein — protein sequence MSLLARFEGVAEFLFTEAFKKSTSRLQPVEIAKELVKSMLRNKQVSISQVYVPNIYRVYLHSSDWGPIASFGDAFLIELSKYLFAEAERNDYTFLTKPAVELHADDTVNPRQMVIEVDFDDSIVVDWGDEEKEIEPEKASESPKQSILRESTTIFRGNVKTNLPIEGTAGRKSDYFLEIIEGPDKGESFSLEDEEMIIGRHGQCDFVVHDPEVSRRHLKIAPGGEKGWWLDDMGSTNGTLVNGQRITHYMAAPGDRITIGQSVLVIRKAPLP from the coding sequence ATGAGCTTATTGGCCCGATTCGAAGGAGTGGCCGAATTTCTATTTACCGAAGCTTTTAAAAAAAGTACGTCCCGCCTTCAACCGGTGGAAATAGCCAAAGAACTTGTCAAGTCCATGCTTAGAAATAAGCAGGTCAGCATCTCCCAGGTGTACGTTCCAAATATTTACAGAGTTTATCTCCATTCCAGTGACTGGGGACCCATAGCAAGTTTTGGAGATGCTTTTTTAATTGAGCTTTCCAAATACCTCTTTGCGGAAGCAGAGCGCAACGATTATACCTTTCTCACCAAACCGGCCGTAGAGCTTCATGCCGACGACACGGTCAATCCCCGGCAAATGGTCATTGAAGTGGATTTTGATGATTCCATTGTCGTAGATTGGGGAGACGAAGAAAAAGAGATTGAACCGGAAAAGGCATCAGAAAGCCCAAAACAATCGATTTTGCGGGAAAGTACCACGATTTTTAGAGGTAATGTCAAGACAAACTTGCCGATTGAAGGGACAGCCGGAAGGAAATCAGACTACTTTCTCGAAATCATTGAGGGACCGGATAAGGGGGAGTCATTTTCTCTGGAGGATGAGGAGATGATCATTGGCCGTCATGGTCAATGTGACTTTGTAGTCCATGACCCTGAGGTTTCACGAAGACATCTAAAGATTGCACCGGGAGGAGAGAAGGGATGGTGGCTGGATGATATGGGGAGTACCAATGGGACATTAGTGAATGGACAAAGAATTACTCACTATATGGCTGCCCCTGGAGATCGAATAACTATAGGCCAAAGTGTGCTGGTGATACGCAAAGCCCCTCTGCCTTGA
- the rlmN gene encoding 23S rRNA (adenine(2503)-C(2))-methyltransferase RlmN gives MTIMKRIELRGCSEDQLIEICQRLGLQRFRAVQLFQWVQQKAVRSWDEMKNIGKKDQQLLSNHFNFYSLEKLREQRSHDGTRKYLFRLEDGETIECVLMDYERRSSRDRHTVCVSTQVGCPVGCAFCATGLEGFRRNLSCAEIVSQVLDITYFVRQEDPDFQVTNIVFMGMGEPLLNYDEVLKAIKLLNHDQGLKIGMRRMTVSTSGVVPNIIQLAKDNPQVGLAVSLHAADDLKRNHLIPMNRRYPLSQLMRACQEYTDITHRRITFEVALTAENAGEEAALALAGVLKGQLGHVNLIPVNPVTGTGMLRPEQEKIKRFAQVLESAGISVSLREEKGTDIDAACGQLRRQWEGELK, from the coding sequence ATAACTATTATGAAAAGAATTGAGTTACGCGGCTGCTCTGAAGACCAGCTCATAGAGATATGTCAGAGGCTGGGTTTACAACGCTTTCGGGCTGTTCAATTGTTCCAGTGGGTGCAGCAGAAAGCCGTTCGTTCTTGGGATGAAATGAAGAATATTGGCAAGAAAGATCAGCAGCTGTTAAGTAACCACTTTAATTTTTACAGCCTGGAAAAGCTGCGGGAGCAACGTTCCCATGACGGTACGCGCAAATACTTGTTCAGGCTTGAAGATGGAGAGACCATTGAGTGTGTGTTGATGGATTATGAACGCAGGAGTTCCCGGGACAGGCATACTGTTTGTGTCTCTACTCAAGTAGGATGCCCTGTGGGGTGTGCTTTCTGCGCCACCGGGTTAGAAGGATTTCGGAGAAATCTGAGCTGTGCCGAGATTGTCAGCCAGGTGCTGGACATCACTTATTTTGTCCGGCAGGAAGATCCTGACTTCCAGGTGACCAACATTGTCTTTATGGGTATGGGAGAACCTCTTCTCAATTATGATGAGGTTCTTAAAGCCATCAAGTTGTTAAATCATGATCAGGGGTTAAAGATTGGCATGAGGAGAATGACTGTTTCCACCTCGGGGGTTGTGCCAAACATTATTCAATTGGCCAAAGATAATCCTCAAGTGGGCTTAGCGGTATCTCTGCATGCAGCAGATGACCTTAAGAGAAACCATCTGATCCCCATGAATCGCCGTTATCCGCTGAGCCAACTGATGAGAGCATGTCAGGAATACACGGATATAACCCATCGGCGGATAACCTTTGAAGTGGCCTTGACTGCTGAGAATGCAGGTGAGGAAGCAGCTTTGGCCCTGGCCGGTGTGCTGAAGGGACAGTTAGGACATGTCAATTTGATACCGGTTAATCCTGTGACCGGAACCGGGATGCTTCGTCCCGAGCAGGAGAAGATAAAGAGGTTTGCCCAGGTATTAGAGAGTGCGGGGATATCAGTTTCGTTAAGGGAAGAAAAAGGAACGGATATTGACGCTGCTTGTGGTCAACTTCGCCGACAGTGGGAGGGTGAGTTAAAATGA
- the rsmB gene encoding 16S rRNA (cytosine(967)-C(5))-methyltransferase RsmB → MIKDNARGMAVQILTRVEVEGAYSNLLLHKTLARLKDSRDRQFVTLLVNGTLKHRLTLDYALRRHLSKSMSALPHEVRAILRIGAFQLLFVDKVPPAAAVNESVELAKSFTKYTGLVNVVLRKVMEKGWAISWPDAKREAVRYLSVRYSHPEWLVQRWLKRWGSEETEALCRINNEPAPIWIRTNTLKISRPDLAERLKEEGITVELGARVPESLRIQDFGALDQLDSFRKGLFTVQDESSQLVAHVAAPQPGQSVLDACSAPGGKSSHLAQIMENRGEILAFDIHEHKLELINQLAHRLGITIIDAQLGDARNLPGIRLESQDCVLADVPCSGLGVLRRKADMRWQKDEKDLQELPSLQWAILERAASCVKKGGTLIYTTCTIEPEENFELVKKFRTVHSEFEPVDLSNYLPFTLTDPRDIQQARKGMLQLLPHRHEMDGFFLAKFRRIEH, encoded by the coding sequence ATGATTAAAGATAACGCCCGAGGTATGGCGGTTCAGATATTAACACGTGTTGAGGTTGAAGGGGCCTACTCTAATCTGCTCTTGCACAAAACTCTCGCTCGTTTAAAGGATTCAAGAGACCGGCAATTTGTTACCTTATTGGTTAACGGAACCTTAAAACATCGTCTGACTTTGGATTATGCCTTAAGAAGGCATTTAAGCAAATCAATGTCTGCCCTTCCTCATGAAGTTAGGGCCATTTTAAGGATCGGCGCTTTTCAATTGCTTTTTGTAGATAAAGTGCCTCCTGCCGCAGCCGTCAATGAAAGTGTGGAACTGGCAAAAAGCTTTACTAAATACACAGGGCTGGTTAATGTGGTTTTGCGTAAGGTAATGGAGAAGGGCTGGGCTATTTCCTGGCCGGATGCCAAAAGAGAAGCTGTACGTTACCTTTCTGTGCGCTATTCCCACCCTGAATGGCTGGTCCAGCGCTGGCTGAAACGTTGGGGCAGTGAAGAAACGGAAGCTTTATGCAGGATTAATAACGAGCCGGCGCCTATCTGGATTCGTACCAATACCCTGAAAATTTCACGCCCGGACTTAGCGGAGCGTCTTAAAGAAGAAGGAATAACCGTTGAGTTAGGAGCACGGGTACCTGAAAGTCTGAGAATACAGGATTTCGGTGCCTTGGATCAACTTGACAGTTTCCGGAAGGGGCTTTTTACCGTCCAGGATGAAAGTTCCCAGCTTGTAGCCCATGTGGCGGCTCCCCAACCAGGGCAATCCGTCCTGGACGCCTGCAGTGCTCCGGGAGGGAAATCCAGCCATCTGGCTCAAATCATGGAGAATCGGGGAGAAATTCTAGCCTTCGATATTCACGAGCATAAGCTTGAACTAATTAACCAGTTAGCTCATAGATTAGGCATTACCATCATTGACGCTCAGTTGGGGGATGCCCGGAATTTGCCTGGAATAAGGCTTGAATCCCAGGATTGCGTCTTGGCTGATGTACCCTGTTCAGGGTTAGGAGTTCTGAGAAGAAAAGCTGACATGCGCTGGCAGAAAGATGAAAAAGATCTTCAGGAATTGCCCTCATTGCAGTGGGCTATTTTAGAACGAGCGGCATCTTGTGTAAAAAAGGGAGGAACGTTAATTTACACAACCTGCACCATCGAACCAGAGGAAAACTTTGAATTGGTTAAGAAATTTCGGACCGTTCATTCAGAATTTGAACCGGTGGATCTGAGTAACTACTTGCCTTTTACCCTGACAGACCCACGGGATATTCAACAAGCCCGCAAGGGAATGCTCCAGCTCTTACCCCATCGTCATGAAATGGATGGATTTTTTCTGGCAAAATTCCGGCGTATTGAGCATTAA
- a CDS encoding zinc metallopeptidase: MFFWDSTMVLLIPAILLSLYAQFKISSSYKKYAKIRSRSGLTGAQAARTILNNHGLYDVKVEPIGGSLSDHYDPRTRVIRLSQDVYQGSSLSSIAVAAHETGHALQHAAGYAPMQLRSAFVPVANIGSSAGPLLIILGLFIPAFDWLLQLGIFAFTFAVLFQVITLPVEYNASGRALSLLQEGQMLGSDEVRGARSVLNAAALTYVAAALAAVLQLARFMLIASGRSDD; encoded by the coding sequence ATGTTCTTTTGGGATTCGACAATGGTACTTTTGATTCCGGCGATACTTCTCTCTTTATATGCCCAATTTAAAATTTCATCCTCTTATAAAAAGTATGCAAAAATCCGTTCAAGGTCTGGACTTACCGGAGCTCAAGCAGCACGGACGATTTTAAATAATCATGGACTTTATGATGTGAAGGTTGAACCCATAGGCGGTTCCCTTTCCGACCATTATGATCCCCGCACCAGGGTGATTCGCTTAAGTCAGGATGTCTATCAGGGAAGCTCATTGTCATCCATAGCAGTAGCAGCTCATGAAACGGGCCATGCCCTGCAGCATGCAGCAGGGTATGCTCCTATGCAGCTCAGGTCTGCTTTTGTTCCTGTCGCCAATATTGGCAGCAGTGCCGGTCCGCTTTTGATTATCCTGGGTCTTTTTATTCCGGCTTTTGATTGGCTCCTGCAACTGGGGATTTTTGCTTTTACCTTTGCCGTTCTCTTTCAAGTAATTACCCTCCCTGTGGAATATAATGCCAGCGGCAGAGCCCTTTCTCTGCTTCAGGAGGGGCAAATGTTGGGAAGTGATGAGGTTCGTGGTGCCCGCTCTGTATTAAATGCAGCCGCCTTAACCTATGTGGCAGCGGCCTTGGCAGCAGTGCTGCAATTAGCACGTTTTATGCTTATAGCCTCGGGTAGAAGCGATGATTAA
- the fmt gene encoding methionyl-tRNA formyltransferase yields the protein MRVVFMGTPDFSVPTLKALAEGGHEILGVFTQPDRPAGRGKKLKPSPVKVAAGELSLPVFQPERIKSAEWIELLHELAPESIIVVAYGQILPKAVLELPKGGCINVHASLLPAYRGAAPIHWAVMQGEPYTGVTTMLMNEGLDTGDMLLKQELVIPAEATTGEIHDQLAEIGAKLLLETLAELEKGSLKPIPQTGDSNYAPLLKREHEGLDWSREAAVLHNQIRGLNPWPGAFASFRGENLKIWRSKPFQPVPGSDPWEGAARSEVQAEPGQIVQVLGDALLVQTGKGILGVLEVQPAGKRTMKARDFFNGRHGQIGEKFQ from the coding sequence ATGCGTGTGGTTTTTATGGGGACACCTGATTTTTCGGTTCCCACCCTGAAGGCGTTAGCTGAAGGCGGACACGAAATATTGGGAGTTTTTACTCAACCTGACCGGCCTGCTGGCCGAGGAAAGAAATTAAAGCCCAGTCCGGTAAAAGTCGCCGCGGGAGAGCTAAGTCTGCCTGTTTTTCAGCCGGAAAGGATAAAATCAGCGGAGTGGATTGAGCTGCTCCATGAGTTAGCTCCGGAAAGCATCATTGTTGTGGCATATGGACAGATTCTCCCCAAGGCTGTATTGGAATTGCCTAAAGGAGGATGCATTAATGTTCATGCTTCTTTGCTTCCCGCTTATCGCGGAGCGGCGCCTATTCATTGGGCTGTGATGCAGGGAGAACCCTATACCGGTGTGACCACGATGCTGATGAATGAAGGTCTGGACACCGGAGATATGCTGTTAAAACAGGAATTAGTGATTCCGGCAGAGGCAACTACAGGTGAAATACATGATCAATTAGCAGAGATAGGAGCGAAACTCCTTTTAGAAACTTTAGCGGAGCTGGAAAAAGGGAGTTTAAAGCCAATACCGCAAACAGGAGATTCCAATTATGCGCCCCTTCTCAAGCGGGAACACGAAGGATTGGATTGGTCACGAGAGGCTGCAGTCCTCCATAATCAAATTCGAGGACTCAATCCTTGGCCGGGAGCCTTCGCTTCCTTCCGAGGAGAGAACCTGAAGATATGGCGAAGCAAACCTTTTCAGCCTGTCCCAGGATCTGATCCCTGGGAAGGGGCAGCCCGCTCAGAGGTGCAGGCTGAACCGGGTCAAATTGTACAGGTGTTAGGAGACGCTTTACTTGTTCAAACAGGGAAGGGGATTCTCGGCGTGCTGGAGGTTCAGCCGGCGGGGAAACGTACTATGAAAGCTCGGGATTTTTTTAACGGCCGGCATGGTCAGATTGGGGAGAAATTCCAGTGA
- the def gene encoding peptide deformylase, translated as MAVYQIVEIGAEVLREKAKEVKEINSSITKLLDNMVETMRQAEGVGLAAPQIGVSKRVIVVEADGVLVELMNPVILEKEGTSTAEEGCLSIPNMTGDVTRAAKVHVQGLNRQGKMVDIRAEKLLARALQHEIDHLEGILFIDVADKTYRG; from the coding sequence ATGGCTGTTTATCAGATAGTAGAGATAGGGGCAGAAGTGCTTCGTGAAAAAGCAAAAGAGGTTAAAGAGATTAATTCTTCTATCACAAAGTTATTGGACAACATGGTGGAAACCATGCGTCAAGCTGAAGGAGTAGGGCTGGCAGCTCCCCAAATTGGAGTTTCCAAGCGGGTTATTGTCGTGGAGGCAGATGGCGTTTTGGTGGAGCTCATGAACCCTGTTATTTTAGAAAAAGAAGGAACAAGTACGGCTGAGGAAGGGTGCCTCAGTATTCCCAATATGACGGGGGATGTGACCAGGGCTGCTAAGGTTCATGTCCAGGGTCTGAACCGTCAGGGAAAAATGGTAGATATTCGGGCAGAGAAATTATTGGCTCGTGCGTTACAACATGAAATAGATCACCTGGAAGGGATTCTCTTCATTGATGTTGCCGATAAAACATATCGCGGTTAA
- the priA gene encoding replication restart helicase PriA encodes MFRYAEVLVDVANRRLDQSFHYLIPESLIIKKGMRVLVSLQNRKVQGLVVDVTDNLPEELEGCTLKPVLEIVDKDSLVPQELIELAHWLAQTTICSLAQSLHTVWPLFKGKIEVWIVLESSLADPDVLTLEWLDPEAFRGLKVLSRAREKAISFKVFLKRANIAESTLDKLISQGWVRKEFRFKAPKGSSLPGETPDLKQESNPRDCLDSGAKTYELTKEQAVAVGSVLTALKEGSPQTILLHGVTGSGKTEVYRELIARVLEQGGDAILLVPEISLTSQVAGFFEKHFGEKVIVLHSGLGQREKMKAWLDILAGKKKIVIGARSAVFAPLPNLRLIILDEEHDGAFKQDENPKYHARDVARKRMEHRKGVVLLGSATPSLEAYAAAQSGKIGLLTMTARIGKSMLPPVEIVDMRDELRQGNRSIFSSSLQEKLKDRLDKGEQTMLFLNRRGYSTFVVCRECGYVVSCPNCEIALTYHTQGQAMRCHYCDYQEQPPHTCPQCGSRYIRFFGQGTQRVEEELQGLFPEIPTLRLDFDTTRTKEAHHIILERFRRQEAAVLVGTQMMAKGLDFPNVTLVGVIAADQTLNMPDFRARERTFQLLTQVAGRAGRSDKPGEVVIQTYSPYDSAVVKAAHHDFQGFFWEEIRYRKERKYPPYTHIIRVLLLHEREDRVIKGAHDLGECLQQGMGDHEFGNNELDILGPAPAVLPRLRNQWRWQISVKGTQQDRLRTFLHQGVQRFFARPSSNGIILNIEVDPL; translated from the coding sequence ATGTTTCGCTATGCTGAAGTATTGGTTGATGTTGCAAATCGGCGTCTTGATCAGAGCTTTCATTATCTTATTCCTGAGTCTCTTATTATTAAGAAAGGAATGAGAGTCCTGGTTTCTCTGCAAAACAGGAAAGTACAGGGGCTTGTTGTTGATGTGACGGATAATTTGCCCGAAGAATTGGAGGGCTGTACTCTAAAGCCTGTCTTGGAAATAGTGGATAAAGATAGCCTGGTTCCCCAAGAACTGATTGAACTTGCCCATTGGCTGGCTCAAACCACCATCTGTTCCCTGGCTCAAAGCCTGCATACAGTCTGGCCCCTTTTTAAAGGCAAAATTGAAGTGTGGATTGTTCTGGAGTCATCCTTGGCAGATCCGGATGTTCTAACTCTTGAGTGGCTGGATCCTGAGGCCTTCCGAGGGCTAAAGGTTTTAAGCCGGGCCAGGGAAAAGGCGATTTCCTTTAAAGTTTTTTTGAAAAGAGCCAACATCGCCGAGAGTACCCTTGATAAGCTCATCAGTCAAGGCTGGGTGAGGAAGGAATTTCGCTTTAAAGCTCCAAAGGGGAGCTCTCTTCCTGGCGAGACTCCGGATCTTAAGCAGGAAAGCAATCCCAGGGATTGTCTAGACTCGGGGGCGAAAACCTATGAATTAACCAAAGAGCAAGCTGTTGCTGTTGGGAGCGTACTTACGGCCTTAAAGGAGGGCTCACCCCAGACGATATTGCTGCATGGCGTAACCGGCAGCGGCAAAACAGAAGTCTATCGTGAATTGATTGCCAGGGTATTGGAGCAGGGTGGGGACGCTATTCTTCTTGTCCCTGAAATATCCCTGACTTCCCAAGTTGCAGGCTTTTTTGAAAAGCATTTTGGGGAAAAAGTGATTGTTTTGCATTCGGGCTTGGGCCAGCGGGAAAAAATGAAGGCCTGGCTGGATATCCTGGCAGGCAAAAAGAAGATTGTCATTGGTGCCCGTTCAGCGGTGTTTGCTCCTCTGCCCAATTTACGTCTTATTATTTTAGATGAAGAACATGATGGGGCATTCAAGCAAGATGAAAATCCTAAATACCACGCTCGTGATGTAGCACGAAAGAGGATGGAACACAGGAAAGGGGTTGTCTTGCTGGGCAGTGCAACGCCTTCTCTGGAAGCTTATGCTGCAGCTCAATCTGGAAAAATCGGTTTGCTGACCATGACGGCGAGAATAGGCAAGAGTATGCTCCCCCCTGTGGAAATAGTGGATATGCGGGATGAACTCCGCCAAGGAAATCGGAGTATTTTTTCCTCGTCATTACAAGAAAAATTAAAAGACAGGCTGGACAAAGGAGAGCAAACCATGTTGTTTTTAAACCGCAGAGGCTATTCTACCTTTGTGGTTTGCCGGGAATGCGGATATGTCGTCAGTTGTCCTAATTGTGAAATTGCCTTAACCTATCACACCCAAGGTCAGGCTATGCGCTGCCATTATTGCGATTATCAAGAGCAGCCGCCTCACACTTGTCCCCAATGCGGGAGTCGCTATATTCGTTTTTTCGGACAAGGAACCCAGCGAGTTGAGGAGGAGCTTCAGGGGCTTTTTCCGGAGATTCCGACTTTACGTTTGGATTTTGATACGACAAGAACGAAGGAAGCCCATCATATTATTTTAGAGAGATTCCGCCGTCAAGAAGCTGCTGTTTTGGTAGGTACCCAGATGATGGCCAAAGGCCTGGATTTCCCCAATGTCACCCTGGTGGGAGTGATTGCAGCAGATCAAACTCTCAATATGCCGGATTTCAGGGCTCGGGAGCGGACCTTTCAGCTTCTGACCCAGGTTGCCGGGCGAGCGGGACGAAGTGACAAACCCGGTGAGGTTGTTATACAAACCTATTCTCCCTATGACAGTGCGGTGGTTAAGGCGGCTCATCATGATTTCCAAGGCTTTTTCTGGGAAGAAATCCGCTATCGTAAAGAGCGAAAATATCCGCCTTATACCCATATCATTCGAGTACTGCTGCTCCATGAAAGAGAAGATCGTGTTATTAAAGGAGCCCATGATTTAGGGGAATGCTTACAACAAGGAATGGGAGACCATGAATTTGGCAATAATGAATTGGATATTCTTGGTCCGGCGCCAGCGGTGCTGCCCAGGCTCCGCAATCAATGGAGATGGCAAATATCCGTCAAAGGCACCCAACAGGATCGGTTGAGGACCTTTTTACATCAAGGAGTGCAGAGGTTTTTTGCCAGGCCGTCCAGTAACGGTATTATCTTAAATATTGAAGTGGATCCTCTCTGA